In Microbacterium sp. zg-Y818, the genomic window TTCGAGGAACGAGGGGGATGCCGCGCACCAGCGCGTCGGCGTGGAGCGCGCCGTCACCGACGAAAGCCGTCGGCAAGGTCGACACGCTCATGCCGGCACCCGTTTGGCCAGACAGCGCCGGACCTCGCTGCGCAGTTCGGCATAGGGTGCGGTCGCGGCGCTGGGCAGAGCGCGGATCACGACATCGGCGCCCGAGGGCACGTCGCTCAGCGCCTCGGCGCACACGGCCTTGAGCCGCCGCCGGACGGTGTTGCGCACGACGGCGCCGCCGACCTGCTTGCTCACGATGAAGCCGA contains:
- the rnpA gene encoding ribonuclease P protein component — translated: MLSRPNRLTRGVEYRAVVRGGRRCGGSHTVTYVAASPGDGTPRFGFIVSKQVGGAVVRNTVRRRLKAVCAEALSDVPSGADVVIRALPSAATAPYAELRSEVRRCLAKRVPA